The Archangium primigenium genomic interval GAGGGTGATGCGGTTGCCGTAGCCGACGTCGTAGTGGACGCGCACGGTGGTGGCGTGGGCCAGGGTGCTCATCAGGAAGAGGACGAGGGCCGCGAGCGGGCCCGACGCACTGCGCGAGGGAGTGGAGAACATGGCCCTACTCTTCCATGAGGCATAGACTGCTGTCCGCTCTCCTCCAGACGGAGGGAAAGGACGACGTGAGGATGATGAAGAAGTTTGTCGGGTGTGCCGCCGCCGTGGTCGTGACGCTCTGTTCGCCGCCCGCTCGGGCCCAGCTCGCGCTGCCCGCGCCGAGCCCGGCCGCCAAGGTGTCGCAGGTGGTCGGACTGACCGAGATCTCGCTCGACTACTCGAGCCCCGCGGTCAACGGGCGGAAGATCTGGGGCGCCCTCGTGCCCTGGAACCAGGTGTGGCGCACGGGCGCCAACATGGCCACGAAGATCACCTTCGCCCGTGACGTGACCTTCGGGGGCAAGCCCGTCCCGGCGGGCACCTACGCGCTCGTCTCCGTGCCCACGGAGCAGGGCTGGACGATGGTGCTGAACAAGGACCTGCGCCTGTTCGGCGGCGGCAAGGCCTATGACACCAAGGAGGACGTCGTGCGTGTGCCCGCCACGGTGACGGAGATCCCCAACCGCGAGCGCCTGACGTTCCTCTTCTCCAACACCACGGCGGACCAGACGTCGCTGGACCTGGAGTGGGAGAAGACGCGCGTCTCGGTGCCCATCCAGGCGAACACCTCGGCCCAGGCCACGGAGAACATCAAGACCGCGGTCAACGACGCGTGGCGCTCGCTGGCCAACGCCGGCCGCTACGTGGCCGACACGTCCAAGGACTACCCCAAGGCGCTCGAGTACCTGGACGACTCGCTGGCCATCCAGTCGCACTGGCTCAACAACTGGATCAAGGCCGACATCCTGGCGCGCTCGGGCAAGTACGCCGAGGCGCGCAAGTTCGCCCAGACGGCGTGGGACCTGGGTCAGAAGGACGAGGCGGGCTTCTTCTTCAAGGACGCGGTGGCCAAGGCGCTCGTGGACTGGAAGGGGAAGAAGTAAGGCGGCGGTAGATGGCCTCGTAGCGGTCGATGGCCGGACCGAGCTGGAAGCGCTCGAGGACCTGCTGGCGGGCGGCTCGTGAGAATCGCCCCCAGCGCTCGGGCTCCTCCACCAGGGACAGGACGTGGCGGGCCATGGCCTCCACGTCCCCCACCGGTGCCAGGTAGCCCCACGCCCCGTGCTTCACCTGCTCGGGGATGCCGCCGATGTCGCTGGCCACCACGGGGACGCCACAGCTCATCGCCTCGAGCGCGGCGAGGCCGAAGCTCTCCTGCTCACTGGGCAGCAGGAAGACGTCGGACGCGGCGAGCAGCTCCACGAAGCTCTCCTGTTTGCCCAGGAAGGCCACGTGCGCTTCCAGTCCGAGCTCGCGCACCCGGCGTTCGGCGGGAGAGCGCTCCGGTCCGTCGCCAATCATGATCAGCCGACAGGGCCGCTGCTGATGGACCCGGGCGAAGATGGACACGACATCGTCGATGCGTTTGACCGGCCGGAAGTTGGAGACGTGCACCAGCACGGGCGTGTCTTCCAGCGCGTGGGGGAAGAGCGGGCGCAGGTGGGTCCGGTCGCGCAGGGGCGCGTAGCGCTGCGTGTCGACGAAGTTGGGGATGACCTCGATGGGCAGCGCCTCCGGGCTCAGGCCGAAGCCCTCCCAGGTGGCCCGCTGGAGGGACTCCGAGGGCGTGGTCACCGCGTCGCTGCGCAGCACGGAGAAGCGCGTGATGGGCAGGTAGGTGGGATCGATGCCCACGAGCGTGGTGTCGGTGCCGTGCAGGGTCGTCACGATGCGCGGCGCCCGCTCCCCCAGCACCTCTCGCGCCATCCAGGCCGCGGTGGCGTGCGGCACGGCGTAGTGGACATGGAGGATGTCCAGGGACTCGTAGTTGGCGACCTCGATCATCTTGGAGGCCAGCGCGAGCGGGTACGTGCCCGAGTGGGCCAGCGCCGGGTAGTCGCTTTCCGTGACCTCG includes:
- the bshA gene encoding N-acetyl-alpha-D-glucosaminyl L-malate synthase BshA, which gives rise to MSDRCLNLAITCFPTFGGSGMVATEIGLALADRGHRVHFIARDLPVRLHGMTRKVIFHEVTESDYPALAHSGTYPLALASKMIEVANYESLDILHVHYAVPHATAAWMAREVLGERAPRIVTTLHGTDTTLVGIDPTYLPITRFSVLRSDAVTTPSESLQRATWEGFGLSPEALPIEVIPNFVDTQRYAPLRDRTHLRPLFPHALEDTPVLVHVSNFRPVKRIDDVVSIFARVHQQRPCRLIMIGDGPERSPAERRVRELGLEAHVAFLGKQESFVELLAASDVFLLPSEQESFGLAALEAMSCGVPVVASDIGGIPEQVKHGAWGYLAPVGDVEAMARHVLSLVEEPERWGRFSRAARQQVLERFQLGPAIDRYEAIYRRLTSSPSSPRAPWPPRP
- a CDS encoding DUF2911 domain-containing protein, which translates into the protein MMKKFVGCAAAVVVTLCSPPARAQLALPAPSPAAKVSQVVGLTEISLDYSSPAVNGRKIWGALVPWNQVWRTGANMATKITFARDVTFGGKPVPAGTYALVSVPTEQGWTMVLNKDLRLFGGGKAYDTKEDVVRVPATVTEIPNRERLTFLFSNTTADQTSLDLEWEKTRVSVPIQANTSAQATENIKTAVNDAWRSLANAGRYVADTSKDYPKALEYLDDSLAIQSHWLNNWIKADILARSGKYAEARKFAQTAWDLGQKDEAGFFFKDAVAKALVDWKGKK